A window of Apteryx mantelli isolate bAptMan1 unplaced genomic scaffold, bAptMan1.hap1 HAP1_SCAFFOLD_61, whole genome shotgun sequence genomic DNA:
CATGTTGGAGGCTACCTGGCTCATAGTCCAAGCTCTCCTGAtgcttgtttagttttcttattAAGCATCTCTGGTCAGACACTTACAGGCATTGTCTTTCTCCTCAGCCAAACTGGCAGCATCTGGGGAGGGCACAGACATAATAtctgtggagcagcagcaggagaagcagaggtaCTTTGTGCGGTTGGGGTCTCTCTCTGATGAACTCCGCCAGTTTGCCTACCTGCGCTCAACTGATAAAATGAAGCGGGCCTGGCAGGGCATGCAGGAGGCCCTTGCACAGCTTCACTGCATCATTGAACTGGTAGGTAGAGCTCTGcctccctgttggagagcaggacAGGGCCAAATGTATGACTTGGTCTCAACCTCACTATGACAGTGACAGCTGTGTTGATGACCAGCAGGTTTCTGTCTTGAGACactctgattccccccccccctcccccagattGAAGTGTTTAAGCAAGGATTTAACCAAAAGCTTCAGGAAGGTCAAGAGAAACTATGCCAGATGTGGCTGGACTGGAGTAAGAAGTGTCCTAGGGAGAGTGGAGATGCAAACTCTGCAAAGCCAGAGGTATGCCcatggggagggaagcagagggatctgattcaccctttccctgcttgatttcttaaagtaacttgctcctctgaccttctcctttctgcctccttctagGAGATGGAGTCTCTGGCCCTGCTCATGGCACGCAGTATCACACATCAGCTGCAGATCACCTGCTGTAAAATAGTATCTGCAATCCAAGGCCTGCCTTCAAGCCTTCAGAATAAGGTGAAACAATCTCTTGGTAACCTAGAGGAGTTtcatgctgctttctcagcagcAAGCTCCTTCCAGGACTTGTCCAGCAGCATCTTGACCCAGAGCCAGGGGAAGCTGGCTGTGATCCAGGAGTacatggaggagctgctggactacctgaagaacaacatgcctctctcttggctggtgGGACCCTTCtctccaagggaggagaaggaagcacaggCAGTAGGAGCAGGGACCCATGAAACCTCTGCCACCCTCATGTAAAGGGAGTAAGGCTCTGAACACAgtctgcctggctcagctctgggggGAGTCTTTTCTGGGATAACTTTACACACACACCATTCCAGCTGAGGGTGAGATGTCACATCTGTGGTGACTATTGGGTATTGATGAATTAAGTAAGAAGTCTTAAGAACTCTTGAGGGAggtgaggtagcagggccacactTCCTAAATGGCTGTAGATCCATTCAGGAGTAGGGGCTGATACTTGGGCCAGaagtaaaacagctgaagcatcCAATGCTTCCTCCTCTCTAGCAAGGAGTTCATGATATGTCCtcccaactcaaggggacattcactgctgtgcagcctgctgctgtgcaggagagctcaaggggctctaggctgcagcgctatttatgggcatggagtttgactcatggtcatacaatatttggtgtggagttgtacctttttttctcatgcccatttctggcctcaccagttgcaaccagtatcacctagttcctcctggtcagctctgggcgcagtcagttatttgaggtcagctggggcctgagataaggtgtttgtgcatgggggggatagttgtgcttcaccacactttgggcctgatatggggggggggtagttgcgctctgccacactttgggcctgagatgtgtgtgtgtgtgtgcatgtggggggGTAGGTGTGTTCTGCCACACCTCTTATGCCTAATTCCCCTCTTAGAGTTATAGTTGTCTTCTGTCTGGTGAAGACTTCAAGGTCTGTGGTGGGAGAGTGGACTGCtggagtggctgcctgggaaAGATGCGGACCCATTGGGATGGGAAATCACTAAAGCATAGGTGACAGATActtgctggtgctggtcctgttggcaccaccatctcctagccaggaggtgCTCCAGTTGAGCCAAAAGCTCTTCAGCTACCAAGCTTAGCCATCTTCcaaacagcttccccttccccccaccccagacttACCAGACTATGGAGTAGCTGAGGAGGATAGAGCAAATGCCTTGCTTGCCATTGGGAGTGAGGGACTGACATAATAAGAGTcatacttgtttctcttctgtatggcttgccttcctctcaaggaaagaagtggaatctgttaccaatgtgagtgctgcttcctccagacttaatgccagagacaccaatattagcttcccttttcttagatgttagaaatggggacgggggaggaggcccccttgtgggaagtaagtatgggtttagaggaagaactcttcctctatttttcttctcttaagcagAAATGGCTACTGCTCCAGCTACACTTCTATCCCCACATTACTGTGTGTAATGGCTTAGCACTGTACCATGGCAGGTTCATGTGGCCCTTTAGTCTTGGGTTCAGTCATTCCACTGATACAATGTGATCCCCTGATGTGGTAAA
This region includes:
- the LOC136996619 gene encoding perilipin-3-like, which translates into the protein MSPTSAGGRHLEQQAAINLVANLTLVSSACDVVSTAYVSTKESHPYIRSVGEAAEQGVKSVTEATATCVQTVLTTLEPQVAVANKYASKGLDKVGEKLPLLQKSMDQVLSDTKELMSSRVADAEDAVSSKVTEVIDATKEALQSGMEAARSAVTSSVAMVTDSRVCQMAVSRAGAVLEETGDDLSLPIGNEELAKLAASGEGTDIISVEQQQEKQRYFVRLGSLSDELRQFAYLRSTDKMKRAWQGMQEALAQLHCIIELIEVFKQGFNQKLQEGQEKLCQMWLDWSKKCPRESGDANSAKPEEMESLALLMARSITHQLQITCCKIVSAIQGLPSSLQNKVKQSLGNLEEFHAAFSAASSFQDLSSSILTQSQGKLAVIQEYMEELLDYLKNNMPLSWLVGPFSPREEKEAQAVGAGTHETSATLM